In the Streptomyces sp. 3214.6 genome, AGCTCCCAGCGGTGGTTCGGGGTGTGCACCCCACCGGTCAGGAGGCCACCGGTGGCGGCGCCGGCGATCTCGGCGAGCGCCGCTGTGACGTCGTCCAGTTCCGGCCCCGCACCCGCGGCGAGGACGTACGCGTCGCAGACGTCGTTGACGGTGAACGCGGAGTCCGGCGGCGACTGCACGTTGTCGCCGCCCGCGAAGAGACCGGAGGCCGTCTGCACGGACCGCAGCGCACGGAGGTGGGTCAGCGCGGCGGCGACGGCCCGCTCGCTGCCGTGCTGGGCCGACTCCGGCGAGCGGTACGCCGCGACCAGGGTCTTCACCCGCCGGGCCAGGGCGCGGTGCGGCCCAATGAATTCCGCCGACGGGTCGGCCGACCCGTCGGCGGCGAGCGCCGCTGCGCGGACGAACTCGCGGTCGAACGAAGTGGGCAAGGTCAGTCCTTCAGTCCGGCATTGATGTCGGCGCCCATGACATAGCGCTGGAAGACCAGGAAGACGGCGATCAGCGGGATCATGGAGATGACCGAGGCGCCGAGCAGTACCGACCAGTTGATGTTCTGCGCGCCGACGATGGACTGGATGCCGATCTGCACGGTGAACTTGTTGGGGTCGTTGAGCATCAGCAGCGGCCAGATGTAGTCGTTCCACCGCCACTGGAAGGACAGGATGGCGAGGGTCAGCATGATGGGCCGGGAGAGCGGCACCATGATCCGCAGGAAGATCGACAGTTCGCGGGCGCCGTCGATGCGTGCGGCTTCCACGAGTTCGTCGGGAACCGTCAGGAAGAACTGGCGGAACATGAAGCATCCGGTGGCGGTGAGCACCGCCGGGAGGATGATGCCGGCGAACGAGTTGTAGAGGCCGAGGTTGCGGACCACCAGGAACTCCGGGGCGAGCATGACCTCGCCGGGCAGCATCGTGGTGGCCAGGATGCAGAGGAAGAACGCCTTGAGCCAGCGGTTGTCGTACTTGGCCAGCGCGTACCCGGTGCAGCAGCTGACGCCCACCGTGAGGATCGTCGTGATCACGCACACGAGGGCCGTGTTGATGAAGTACTGGGAGAAGTTGGCGCTGTCCCAGGCCGCCTTGAAGCCCGACAGAGTGGGGTTGTGCGGAACCAGTGTCAGCGGATAGGAGAACAGCTCGCTGGCCGGCTTGAAGGAGCTGAGGATGAACCACAGCACCGGCAGCCCGTACAGGCACGCCATGATCCACAGCAGTGTCGTCGCGGACACCGCCTGCCGCAGTCCGCCGCTGCCCGTGCCGCGGGTGCGCTTCTTGGAAACGGCCCGTCCGGAACCGGCGTCGACCGGGCGGGGCATGTCTGTGGTTGTCATCGGTTCTCCACCCGCCGGTTGACGAAGAGCTGGACGAGCGCGACGGCCATCAGGATGAGCATGAGCACGAACGACGCGGCGCTCGCGTAGCCGATCTGGCCCCGTTTGAAGCCGGTCTCGTAGATGTACTGGACGAGCAGGTTGTTCGAGGTGCCGGGTCCGCCGTTGTTGAGGGCGACGAACACCGGGTACTCCTTCATCGCGTTGATCGTGTTGAGCAGGATGACGATGAACGAGGTGGGCGCGATGCTCGGCAGCGTGATGCTGAAGAACTGGCGCCACGGACCGGCGCCGTCGAGCGAGGCCGCCTCGTAGTACGACACCGGTACGTTCTTGATCGCCGCGATGAACAGCAGCATCGAGAAGCCCGTCCAGGTCCAGGACGCCGCCATCACCACCACGAGCAGCGAGAGGTCCGCGTTCGACTGCCACGGGACGGCGCTTCCGCCGAGCTGCTCGATGAGGTAGTTGACCAGTCCGAAGTTCTCGCCGAACAGCCAGCGCCACAGGACGCCGACGACGATGGGCGACAGCAGCCACGGGATGAAGAAGATGATGCGGGCCACGGACGTGCCCTTGGCGTTCTTGCTGACCAGCAGGTTGGCGATGAGCAGCGAGGCCCCGAAGTTGAGCGGGACGAAGAGCACGGC is a window encoding:
- a CDS encoding carbohydrate ABC transporter permease; amino-acid sequence: MTTTDMPRPVDAGSGRAVSKKRTRGTGSGGLRQAVSATTLLWIMACLYGLPVLWFILSSFKPASELFSYPLTLVPHNPTLSGFKAAWDSANFSQYFINTALVCVITTILTVGVSCCTGYALAKYDNRWLKAFFLCILATTMLPGEVMLAPEFLVVRNLGLYNSFAGIILPAVLTATGCFMFRQFFLTVPDELVEAARIDGARELSIFLRIMVPLSRPIMLTLAILSFQWRWNDYIWPLLMLNDPNKFTVQIGIQSIVGAQNINWSVLLGASVISMIPLIAVFLVFQRYVMGADINAGLKD
- a CDS encoding carbohydrate ABC transporter permease, with the translated sequence MTKHAPDVSVSPPRRRRSRYVLAPLVLIAANVVLFSLFFVWPAVIGLVYSFTNYTGVGAFSFVGLDNYHQLIGDSAFYGALTRTLLYAVLFVPLNFGASLLIANLLVSKNAKGTSVARIIFFIPWLLSPIVVGVLWRWLFGENFGLVNYLIEQLGGSAVPWQSNADLSLLVVVMAASWTWTGFSMLLFIAAIKNVPVSYYEAASLDGAGPWRQFFSITLPSIAPTSFIVILLNTINAMKEYPVFVALNNGGPGTSNNLLVQYIYETGFKRGQIGYASAASFVLMLILMAVALVQLFVNRRVENR